The DNA window GACGCACGTGCGCAACATCTATCGCAAGCTCGACGCCACCCGCCGGCGCGAGGCGGTCCGGCGGGCGCGCGAGCTGCGGCTGATCTGACCGGGCGGGTCACGCGCCGGCGGCGGCGTCCACCACGGCGAGCAGCTCGGCCAGGTCGTAGCCGCCGTCGTGGCGGGTGTCGTTGACGAACAGCGTCGGGGTGCCGTTGACCCCGCTGCGGATCCCGCCCACGAAGTCCTGCCGGACCCGGTCGGCGTGGGCCTGCCGCCCCACCTCGGCGCTCACCTCGTCGGGCGCCAGCCCGACCTGCTCCACGCCGAGCGACAGGTGCACCGGGTCGAGTTGGTCCTGGTGTTCGTAGAGCCAGTCGTGCATCTCCCAGAACCGGCCACGCGCGCCGGCCGCCTCGGCGGTCTCCGCCGCGTTCTCCGCGTACGGGTGGACGTTGGTGATCGGGAAGTGGCGGTACGCCAGCCGCACCACGTCGGCCCGCTGGCGCAGCACCTCGGCCAGGTTGGGGTAGGCGGCGCCGCAGAACCGGCACTGGAAGTCGCCGTACTCGACGATGGTGACCGGCGCGTCGACCGGCCCGCGCACGTGGTCCCGCTCGCCGACCGGGATCCGTAGCCGGGCGGTGGTGACCTGCAACGGCGTCGTCATCGGGCGTCCATTCGCCGGTTCGGATCACTCATGCCTCCCACCCTCGCCCGCGCCCGGGTGAGTCCGGCTCACCCGGGCCGGGTGGTTCCGGGGCTCAGCCGGCGCGTACCGCGATCCCGTTGCGCAGCCCGCACACGCCGGGCAGCCGGGCGACGGAGCGTTCGGCGGCCCGCCGCTGGTACTCCCAGTCGACCTCGCCGTGCAGCGTGACCCAGCCGTCGGCGACCGTCACGTGCAGCGCCCCGACCGGCGCGAACGCCTCCCACTCCAGGGCCCGCACGGCCGCGACGGCGATCTCCGGGTCGTCCCGGCCGGGCGCGGCGGCGATCCGGACGGCGAGGTCGTCGGCGACCGCGCGCACCCCGGCGACCCGGTGCGCGGCCTGCTCGGCCGACCACTTCGCCGGGTAGCCGTCCACCCGGCCGGTCAGCGTCACCACGCCGCCGGCGACGCTCGCCCCCACGTCGTCGAGGCCCGCCCGGGCCAGCGCGTCCCGCACGGCGGACCGGATCTCCCGGTCGGTACGCGTGCTCGTCTCGGTGGCCATCCCGCTCTCCTCCCGGTCGGTCGGCGGCGCGGTCGCGCAAACCCGATGCTGCGCGTCGTCGGGGTGAGTCGTCCTCATCCAGACCGGATGACGTGGGAGCGCTTCCATGAACCGACCGACCGGCGTACGCTGAGGATCCCTCGGCTGCGGGAGCCAGCACGCCGACGGGGAGCCCGGGCCGCTCCCCGACGCCGCGTCACCCCCTGCTCCCGTTCCCTCACCACAGGGCATCCGAGAGGACCGCTCCAATGCGCAGAAGTCTCGCCGGGCTGGCCGCCGTCGCGCTGGCCGCCACGGCGGCGGCCGTCGTCGTGCCGCTCGTCACCACCGGCGCGCCCCCGGCCTCCGCCGCGGCCGCCGAGCCGTACACCTGGAAGAACGTCCGGATCGACGGCGGCGGCTTCGTGCCCGGCATCGTCTTCAACCCCACCGAGAAGAACCTGATCTACGCGCGGACCGACATCGGCGGGGCGTACCGCTGGGAGCAGGCCACCGGCTCGTGGACGCCGTTGCTGGACTGGGTCGGCGCGGACCGGTGGGGCTGGAACGGGGTGGTCAGCCTGGCCACCGACCCGGTGCAGACCAACCGGGTGTACGCGGCGGTCGGCATGTACACGAACGACTGGGACCCGAACAACGGGGCGATCCTGCGCTCGACCGACAAGGGCGCCACCTGGCAGGCCACCGAGTTGCCGTTCAAGAACGGCGGCAACATGCCCGGCCGGGGCATGGGGGAGCGGCTCGCCGTCGACCCCAACCGGAACAGCGTCCTCTACTACGGCGCCGAGGGTGGCAACGGCCTGTGGCGCAGCACCGACTACGGGGTGACCTGGGCCAGGGTGGCCGCCTTCCCGAACGTGGGCAACTACCGGGCCGACCCGAACGACAGCAGCGGCTACCAGAGCCAGAACCAGGGCCTGACCTGGGTGAGCTTCGACAAGAGCACGGGTACGGCCGGCGCCGCCACGAACACGATCTACGTCGGCGTGGCGGACAAGCAGAACCCGGTCTACCGCAGCACCGACGCCGGCGTCACCTGGGAGCGGATCCCCGGCCAGCCGACCGGCTACCTGGCACACAAGGGCGTGGTGGACCCGGTCGGCGGCTTCCTCTACATCGCCACCAGCGACACCGGTGGCCCGTACGACGGCGGCAAGGGTGACGTGTGGAGGTTCGACCGGGCGACCGGCGCGTGGACGCGGATCAGCCCGGTCCCGTCGTCCAGCGGGGACGCCTACTTCGGCTACTCCGGACTGACCATCGACCGCCAGCACCCGAACACGCTCATGGTCGCCACCCAGATCTCCTGGTGGCCGGACGCGATCTTCTGGCGCAGCACCGACGGGGGCGCGACCTGGACCCGGATCTGGGACTTCACCAGCTATCCGAACCGGAGCAAGAGATACGCCATGGACGTCAGCTCGGTGCCGTGGCTGACGTTCGGGTCGAATCCGGCCCCGCCGGAGGAGACCCCGAAGCTGGGCTGGATGAACGAGTCGCTGGAGATCGACCCGTT is part of the Micromonospora sp. WMMD980 genome and encodes:
- a CDS encoding DsbA family protein, producing the protein MTTPLQVTTARLRIPVGERDHVRGPVDAPVTIVEYGDFQCRFCGAAYPNLAEVLRQRADVVRLAYRHFPITNVHPYAENAAETAEAAGARGRFWEMHDWLYEHQDQLDPVHLSLGVEQVGLAPDEVSAEVGRQAHADRVRQDFVGGIRSGVNGTPTLFVNDTRHDGGYDLAELLAVVDAAAGA
- a CDS encoding BON domain-containing protein, producing MATETSTRTDREIRSAVRDALARAGLDDVGASVAGGVVTLTGRVDGYPAKWSAEQAAHRVAGVRAVADDLAVRIAAAPGRDDPEIAVAAVRALEWEAFAPVGALHVTVADGWVTLHGEVDWEYQRRAAERSVARLPGVCGLRNGIAVRAG